aagggAGTGAGAATTGCATAGTTAATTGACGGAAAACCGGACTAAAACTGACACAACCTAACCCACGTAACATGGGCATCACTGGCCACCCTGGCCACCAACATGGAACACGCCACGACGACACATGCCAACAGATGGCCACACGCAGAAGCAAATGACAACTCCTTGACAACAATCCTTACAAGGGAAATATGCCTCATAAGGAAAATATGCAGGACTTGCACCGACCGTGTCCTCCACAAACAACCACTAAGTGTTGTCATCGTCTGGACTCACTTCACCACCGCTCCAACTCAAAGCAACAAAACAACTCACCgaagagcacctcggacacgccggGAAGAACCAACTACCGAAATCCTCACCGCGACCCAAGCTTTtctcaacatcatcatcgtcaccaaaaCAGAAACCAGCGCCCCACGCCCCAGCAAACCACACGGCCAATATGCCTCCATCCTCAAGGCATGGTTGGTTTAGATGACCGACTACCGTATCGTTGTTTACGGCAACCGTGTGCAAAGTCCCAATAAGTGGTCGCCAATTCGTAAGGAAGAGACGAAGGAagctaagaaaaagaaaatcgGGAGAAGTTGATGGATGGATTGTGCTCATGTGAATAGGATACTCTCTGTCGCCGCTTGGAAGTTTGACGACTCAGTTTAGGCTGAATCGGTACTGGAATGGTCGTCGCTTCTTCAGCGAAGCAATGGGTCGTCGTTCTGACTTCTTAGTGAAGTATGTGTAGTGTCAGAAAAAGAAAACAATGTATAGGGCTAGAGTTGGCCTACGTGTCTCCAAGCAGGAGAGAGAAACGATGATGTTGACTTTGTCATCAAGGAAGGATAAGTATGTTTTCGCTAAGATAGGAAGTGTTTTTCCTTTTGCTAGTCATCGTTATCTGATCTATTTTAAATCTCCCCTTTTATTGTCTTTGTTATTTATAAATATAAAGAATCTTACTTAACGTCTATTACTTAAATTGCACTTCCTCCTTTTCTAAACAAAACTTAAATTGCAGTTGATAGAGGCGTGTAAAATTAGTGAAATTTTGATGCAATGTTTAGTTTAGAAATGTGAGTGAGATTTTTTCTTCTGGCAAACTATGGATGGCAATCAACCACACATAATTTGTCAAATTATCAATTTGATCATACCTCGTACGGAAGGTGAAAGGGGGTGGTCGCCCAAAACGGTGATCGCCAAGAAGAAGGAAAGATCAGGCCGTGTTCATTTTTCTATAGACTTGATTGAAAGCATAAGTATTTGAGAGTTCTGATCCTGTACTTTTAGGGAAATTTTCTTAAATTTAGACTGCTTGAACTGTCTTAATGCAAATTAGTCGGGAAAAAACTTTGAAACATGTACAATGATAAAATTCTGTTTGTCAACGTTGCATATCTTGCATCCATCCATTTCACAAAAAGAAAAGAGGTAGttcctctgatccatattaattatCGCAGATTTAGTACCGCTGAGTATACCACAATAAGACAACAAGTATTTCTCATTTTCTTTCTACGTATAGAACAAAACTACAACTGAAAACACATGATCACTTCATACAGTGATCACCTTTTTTGCCGATTACAACAAAACTGAACATATCACACCCTTATTTTGCCGATTACAGAAAAGGCTCACATGATCACTTCATACACCGAAAACACAGATCCAAGCATGTGACGTACACATAGGGGATGAGTAcacttcttttttccttttttttgggcgCCGTGGAGTGGGATATGCTCCGCAGGGCAACAATCACAGTAGGCAGCACCTGAGACGGCTTTTTATCCACGACAACGTGCTGCCATGGTTTCGGAGCCGCTTGAGAACCCTTTCCATGGACGGCCTCAGGTGCGCCTGCCTAATGGTGCAATCCACGGCGAGCTTGAACGCGGCCTCCATCTCCCTCATATACCATGCCTTATTTGGGATGGCCATGTCAACCACGCTGCTGCTGAAACCTCCTCTGTTCATCACATCATGCGCCCAGGCTGGCAAGTGCCAAACTCGTGGCCATGGACGGCGACCAGAAGCGACTCCACCTCCATCGTCACTGATGGCAAATTCAACGGCCGCCCGCCCGGTTACTAGCTCCAGTAACACcacgccgaagctgtacacgtcaACCATCTCGGTCAACTCACCTATCATTGTCACATAGTCTGCAACAAGTAGACTTAATTGGTTAAGCAACTGAAGTCATACACTAGCAGAATATGTTATGCATTGTTTCTTGCTTGACGGGATCACATTCCTACCTGGAGCTGCGTATCCGAAGTTCCCGGTAAGAGGTTGAAATGTCGACGACTCAATGTTGATCGTTTGGGCATGGCCGAAACCCGTGATCTTGGGCTTGAAGACACGGTCAAGCAACACGTTGCTAGAGTTGATGTTGTGGTGGATGATGCATTGCTCGTGCAGGTAGGACAGCCCTCCTGCGACGCCGATGGCGATGGCCCTCCTCGTCGGCCAGGTCAGCGGCGAGCGGGGCCGGCGCTCGCCCGTCTCCGGCAGGGGGTGCGGGTGCAGCCACTTATCAAGGCTGCCGTTCTCCGCGTGCTCGTAGACGAACTCGCTGCCGGGAGTGGAAGGAGGTACGAGTGTGATGATATTTTCGTGACGGAGGCCGCGTACCAGATTGACCTCCAGCAGCCAGGGGTGGATCACGTTGAGTGTTGGAGGTGCATATGGATCCTCCGTTGACTCCAGCCCGGCACCGGAATTCTGTTGGATGAGGCAGTCTTGCTCTTGTATACCTTGCCCTGCTTCATCGCGGCCGGTGGTGCCAGGCGCAGGCGCAACGTGCCCAAGTCTCCTGGTTCGCCCGAACACAAGCCATCCGGCGAGGCCGGTGCCGCATAGCGCCAAggtgaagaagctggccagcaGGCCGTGGCCGTGGTTCATCATCGATGGCGGCGACATATGCAGAAGGGAAGAAGCCAGCATCTACACGAAAAGAGAATCACCACAAGCGTCACGGCATGTCGAATTTCAAAGAGTAAATTGCGAAAAATCAttataattgggttgaagtgatcaACCCTTCATGAAAAAACGATCAGAAAACACGCATTTTGATGGGTGTTTAATGACTTTTGCACAACTGTGATGGTTTTTGGCAATTTACTTCAGAAAAAACCACAGAAAGCATAGCAAACTTGTATGCTGGCTGCACGAAAGAAAAGTAGGACGAACTACCAGCTGGCGCCTAAAAGGATGCCTTCCCTCTAAAACAAACTACGTACTTGGGCGCCGGCCCGGACGGCCGGGAACATCGGGACTTTTACAGAGCCAGATACGCGCACTAGGCCTTAAGCACATGAACTGATTGGCGGATTGGGAGATACTTAGAGACAGCTTCGACGGACGTACCTCGTCCATCGTCGGGAGTAGTGCGTGCTTCAAGCCGGCCAATGCGAAGCCACGGACGAGCAGCAGGAAGCGAGGAAGAGGC
This window of the Triticum aestivum cultivar Chinese Spring chromosome 5D, IWGSC CS RefSeq v2.1, whole genome shotgun sequence genome carries:
- the LOC123124419 gene encoding probable receptor-like serine/threonine-protein kinase At4g34500 isoform X1; translation: MDEMLASSLLHMSPPSMMNHGHGLLASFFTLALCGTGLAGWLVFGRTRRLGHVAPAPGTTGRDEAGQGIQEQDCLIQQNSGAGLESTEDPYAPPTLNVIHPWLLEVNLVRGLRHENIITLVPPSTPGSEFVYEHAENGSLDKWLHPHPLPETGERRPRSPLTWPTRRAIAIGVAGGLSYLHEQCIIHHNINSSNVLLDRVFKPKITGFGHAQTINIESSTFQPLTGNFGYAAPDYVTMIGELTEMVDVYSFGVVLLELVTGRAAVEFAISDDGGGVASGRRPWPRVWHLPAWAHDVMNRGGFSSSVVDMAIPNKAWYMREMEAAFKLAVDCTIRQAHLRPSMERVLKRLRNHGSTLSWIKSRLRCCLL
- the LOC123124419 gene encoding probable receptor-like serine/threonine-protein kinase At4g34500 isoform X2 — translated: MLASSLLHMSPPSMMNHGHGLLASFFTLALCGTGLAGWLVFGRTRRLGHVAPAPGTTGRDEAGQGIQEQDCLIQQNSGAGLESTEDPYAPPTLNVIHPWLLEVNLVRGLRHENIITLVPPSTPGSEFVYEHAENGSLDKWLHPHPLPETGERRPRSPLTWPTRRAIAIGVAGGLSYLHEQCIIHHNINSSNVLLDRVFKPKITGFGHAQTINIESSTFQPLTGNFGYAAPDYVTMIGELTEMVDVYSFGVVLLELVTGRAAVEFAISDDGGGVASGRRPWPRVWHLPAWAHDVMNRGGFSSSVVDMAIPNKAWYMREMEAAFKLAVDCTIRQAHLRPSMERVLKRLRNHGSTLSWIKSRLRCCLL